The following coding sequences lie in one Apium graveolens cultivar Ventura chromosome 1, ASM990537v1, whole genome shotgun sequence genomic window:
- the LOC141721565 gene encoding homeobox-leucine zipper protein ROC8-like, with amino-acid sequence MLNGCSKITWIEHMEIEDIRPIHNLYMKHVCSGLAFGATRKLATLRRTCERLSCLMDVSNTSYFGGVITSTHGKRNLMKLSQRMVKTFCSSINTVNGQQVMISGMNDLEVRAMLQRCTDPGHPNSIVVSAATTISVPFASVEVFNFFRDGRNRPLWDVFSNHNPVKEIGHIAYGSHPGNRISVLGASGTSQSNMLILQESCIDSSGALVVYCPIDPHAINIAMSSEDLSVVPILSSGFAIAPDAGENLGPGEMSAGSLVTIVVQIIVSNLTTGTMSQEAVNTINHLVGNTIRQIKAALNCSTC; translated from the exons ATGCTCAATGGCTGCTCGAAG ATTACTTGGATTGAACACATGGAAATTGAAGATATAAGACCAATTCATAATCTTTACATGAAACATGTATGCAGTGGTTTAGCATTTGGTGCCACAAGAAAGCTTGCTACACTTCGAAGAACTTGTGAAAGGCTTTCTTGTTTGATGGATGTTAGTAATACTTCCTATTTTGGAGGAG TAATTACATCCACTCATGGCAAAAGAAATTTGATGAAACTTTCCCAGAGGATGGTTAAGACTTTTTGTTCTAGCATCAACACAGTTAATGGACAGCAAGTGATGATCTCTGGGATGAACGATTTGGAAGTACGTGCAATGCTTCAAAGGTGCACTGATCCTGGCCATCCTAACAGCATTGTTGTGAGTGCAGCAACTACTATTTCCGTCCCATTTGCTTCTGTAGAGGTTTTCAATTTCTTCAGGGACGGAAGAAACCGACCCCTT TGGGATGTTTTTTCTAATCATAATCCTGTCAAAGAGATTGGCCATATTGCGTATGGATCTCATCCAGGGAATCGTATCTCTGTTCTCGGG GCCTCGGGTACCAGCCAGAGCAACATGTTAATACTTCAAGAAAGCTGCATTGACTCATCAGGTGCCCTTGTTGTGTACTGTCCTATAGACCCACATGCCATCAACATAGCCATGAGTAGTGAAGACCTCTCAGTTGTCCCAATCTTATCCTCTGGATTCGCAATAGCACCTGATGCTGGAGAAAATCTGGGTCCTGGAGAAATGTCAGCTGGATCACTTGTTACAATAGTGGTACAAATTATCGTGAGCAACTTGACAACAGGTACGATGAGCCAGGAGGCGGTGAATACAATAAATCACCTGGTGGGAAACACTATAAGGCAAATAAAAGCTGCCTTGAATTGCTCTACTTGTTAA